From Lagenorhynchus albirostris chromosome 15, mLagAlb1.1, whole genome shotgun sequence, one genomic window encodes:
- the IFT52 gene encoding intraflagellar transport protein 52 homolog isoform X4 → MFSDQYLDKEENSKIMDVVFQWLTTGDIHLNQIDAEDPEISDYMMLPDTATLSERLRVCLQEGDENPRDFTTLFDLSIYQLDTTSLPKVIKAHEQLNVKHEPLQLIQPQFETPLPALQPAVFPPSFRELSPPPLELFDLDETFSSEKARLAQITNKCTEEDLEFYIRKCGDILGVTNKLPKDQQDAKHILEHIFFQVVEFKKLNQEHDIDTSETAFQNNF, encoded by the exons ATGTTCAGTGACCAATATttggataaagaagaaaacagcaaaatcatG gatgTTGTTTTCCAGTGGCTCACAACAGGAGACATCCACCTAAACCAGATTGATGCTGAGGACCCAGAG ATTTCCGACTACATGATGCTGCCCGACACGGCCACCCTGTCCGAGCGGCTGCGAGTGTGTCTCCAGGAGGGCGATGAGAACCCTCGGGACTTCACCACGCTCTTCGACCTGTCCATCTACCAGCTGGATACCACTTCCCTCCCCAAGGTCATCAA GGCTCACGAACAGCTAAACGTGAAACATGAACCTCTCCAGCTCATCCAACCTCAGTTTGAGACGCCGCTACCAGCGCTTCAGCCAGCG GTTTTCCCTCCTAGCTTCAGGGAATTATCACCCCCTCCGCTGGAGCTGTTTGACTTAGATGAGACCTTCTCCTCTGAGAAGGCCCGGCTTGCTCAGATCACCAATAAGT GTACTGAAGAAGACCTGGAATTCTACATCAGGAAGTGTGGTGACATCCTTGGAGTCACCAATAAACTACCAAAGGACCAGCAAGATGCCAAACATATCCTCGAGCACATCTTCTTCCAAGTGGTGGAATTCAAGAAATTGAACCAG